The following are encoded in a window of Candidatus Babeliales bacterium genomic DNA:
- a CDS encoding acyl-CoA carboxylase subunit beta encodes MIHNDALKIWKTKEITALQGSDLKKIEQQVNAGKKTARQRLDLLLDPNSFQEIDQLAASPFLTPKLYTDGVVTGFGTVAGKKVAVYAQDFTLKGGSLGKRHAEKICKVMDMAAKIGCPIIGIIDSGGARIDEGIHALAGYGSIFKRNVHLSGVVPQISLILGPCAGGAAYSPALTDFVFMTEHISQMFITGPQVIKEVLGQTITKEELGGSQVHAALSGVAHVISKHEDECFAQLKKLLSLLPSNYLAADADSTQEPASEQPLDRLMPTSETASYDIKKIIRAVVDSETFFEIHELFAQNMVVGFARLAGKTVGMIANQPLHKAGTIDSDASTKAARFINCCNNFSIPIISLVDVPGFLPGIDQEHHGIIRHGAKLLYAYANATVPKITVITRKAFGGAYIVMGSKELGADFNFAWPSAHIAVLGPQAAIAILYGKQLANEPVENRPELKKMLETTYREEYLHPYVAAEYGYIDAIIEPNTTRQMLIKALTMAENKVESLPKKKNGNIPL; translated from the coding sequence ATGATACACAACGATGCCCTAAAAATTTGGAAAACAAAAGAAATCACAGCACTTCAAGGTTCAGATTTAAAAAAAATCGAACAACAAGTCAATGCTGGAAAAAAAACAGCGCGACAGCGCCTAGACTTGCTGCTTGACCCAAATAGTTTTCAGGAAATTGACCAACTGGCAGCCTCTCCTTTTTTAACCCCCAAACTTTATACCGACGGCGTTGTAACCGGCTTTGGCACTGTTGCGGGCAAAAAAGTTGCCGTATACGCGCAAGATTTTACACTTAAGGGCGGTTCACTGGGCAAGCGCCACGCCGAAAAAATTTGCAAGGTCATGGACATGGCAGCAAAAATTGGCTGCCCAATTATTGGTATTATCGATTCTGGTGGCGCACGCATTGACGAAGGTATTCATGCGTTGGCTGGCTACGGCAGCATTTTTAAACGCAACGTTCATCTTTCTGGTGTTGTCCCACAAATCTCTCTCATTCTTGGCCCCTGCGCAGGAGGCGCTGCTTACTCACCTGCTCTGACTGACTTTGTTTTTATGACCGAACACATTAGCCAAATGTTTATCACCGGCCCACAGGTTATTAAAGAAGTTTTGGGCCAAACCATTACCAAAGAAGAACTTGGAGGCTCACAGGTGCATGCTGCTCTTTCTGGCGTTGCACACGTGATCAGCAAACATGAAGATGAGTGCTTTGCACAACTTAAAAAACTTTTGTCACTTTTGCCCAGCAACTATTTGGCAGCCGACGCAGACAGTACCCAAGAGCCAGCATCAGAACAACCACTCGACCGACTTATGCCAACGTCTGAAACAGCCAGCTACGACATCAAAAAAATTATTCGCGCAGTGGTTGATAGTGAAACGTTTTTTGAAATTCATGAGCTCTTTGCACAAAACATGGTGGTGGGCTTTGCACGCCTTGCCGGTAAAACAGTTGGCATGATAGCCAACCAACCATTACATAAAGCCGGCACTATCGACAGTGATGCCTCAACCAAAGCTGCCCGCTTTATCAATTGCTGCAACAATTTTTCGATTCCCATCATTTCATTAGTCGATGTTCCTGGTTTTTTACCCGGCATTGACCAAGAGCATCATGGCATTATTCGGCACGGCGCTAAACTTTTGTATGCGTATGCCAATGCTACGGTACCCAAAATTACCGTTATTACACGCAAGGCCTTTGGCGGTGCTTACATTGTAATGGGCAGCAAAGAGCTGGGGGCCGACTTTAACTTTGCCTGGCCAAGCGCACACATTGCCGTTTTGGGCCCCCAGGCAGCCATTGCCATTTTGTATGGCAAACAACTGGCCAATGAACCGGTTGAAAACAGGCCAGAGCTTAAAAAAATGCTAGAGACTACCTACCGGGAGGAATACCTGCACCCTTACGTTGCCGCAGAATATGGCTATATTGATGCTATTATCGAGCCCAACACTACACGCCAAATGCTTATAAAAGCCCTCACAATGGCTGAAAACAAGGTAGAAAGCCTGCCTAAAAAGAAAAACGGCAATATTCCGCTGTAA
- the dnaE gene encoding DNA polymerase III subunit alpha, whose protein sequence is MSNHLTHLHIHTEYSLLDGAIHLKDLVKMAKEQEWKAIGISDHGNIFGAVKFFQLAQKEKVKPILGIEMYFTPDVAIKNAKEKYFHLILVVQNKVGYKNLCKLISYAYQEGFYFKPRIDYAILAKHSEGLVASTACLGGHIPTLLQEDRHDEAVQRIYQFQEIFGPDRFFFELQPTDQEKQAGLNSMLLDYGKRYNVPCIATSDAHYLRKEDHQAHEMLLSVQTKDVLSNPNRFSFGDCRTYVRSTSEMLEIFKGHEEVVWNTGKIADSCDFDFEWGKLFFPQSPVPKEYTQETFFEHSCREGLVELKQKGLIPQEQYPVYDARLEEEISLIMKMGFIGYFLVVSDFIKWAKAQKIPVGPGRGSAAGSLVAWAMQITNVDPLKYNLLFERFLNPERVSMPDIDIDFCIEGREAVINHVKEKYGHDCVCQIITFGTMMAKSVIKDVARVMEFPFQDANALTDLIPNQLNINLTQAFELEPRLKEMVDSDPKVKHLFDICFKLEGLTRHASKHAAGIVISPEPLDEVLPLYIPPKSTDLVAQYAMTELESIGFLKMDFLGLKNLTVIDRTLKVIKKNHGVDIDLDTLPLDDKAVFELISRGQTNAIFQFESDGLKEVLRKLKPSKFEDLIAVNALYRPGPLGAGMVDDFIERRHGRQEVTYAFAELKPILEETYGVIVYQEQVMKIASAIAGYSLGASDILRRAMGKKKAEVMAEQRSLFVQGAKENNFDEKKAGDLFDLMAYFAGYGFNKSHSTAYALIAYQTAYLKAHYPKEFMAACVSFETSNPDQLTHYLQEISDLGIRTIPPDINRSEMEFAAMPDGILFGLQGIKNVGENALKDILKEREIAPFKDMLDMCKRVDLRTVNKRVFESLIYAGALDCLPGNRAQKIAELEKVLARAHELKEQELTGQMDLFGMSQDKNKTEEFYAFQPLADFTTKEKLEKEKEVAGFYLSSHPLRSYPIVQWLATTSFKEALQKIESVTSLREPDVVCVGLLQSKRVINTKKGDKMAFANMEDLSDHAEIIIFPKTYKEVEQLLDEHDVFLVKGTIDITSQNKCKIKANVMLPIEMIFEQTHAIQGVTLGLPANFDEELVTHMRAMLTPGTTPLMLAFNESGIDLVLQSKQQVVCNSDILQALEKHGIKISIAV, encoded by the coding sequence ATGAGCAATCACTTAACCCACTTGCACATTCACACTGAATACTCTCTGCTGGATGGCGCTATTCATCTCAAAGACTTGGTCAAAATGGCCAAAGAACAGGAATGGAAGGCTATCGGCATTTCTGATCATGGCAATATTTTTGGCGCCGTAAAATTTTTTCAGCTGGCACAGAAAGAAAAGGTTAAGCCAATCTTGGGCATAGAAATGTACTTTACGCCCGATGTTGCTATTAAAAATGCTAAAGAAAAATATTTCCATTTAATTTTGGTTGTGCAAAATAAAGTCGGTTATAAAAATTTATGTAAGCTCATTTCATATGCTTATCAGGAAGGTTTTTACTTTAAACCGCGTATCGATTATGCCATTTTAGCAAAGCACTCGGAAGGCCTTGTTGCCAGCACCGCGTGTCTTGGCGGACATATTCCAACACTGCTACAAGAAGATCGGCACGACGAAGCGGTGCAACGCATTTACCAATTTCAAGAAATTTTTGGCCCTGATCGTTTCTTTTTTGAACTGCAACCAACTGATCAAGAAAAACAGGCAGGCCTAAACAGCATGTTGCTCGATTATGGCAAGCGGTACAATGTGCCATGCATTGCTACCAGCGACGCACATTATTTAAGAAAAGAAGATCATCAAGCCCACGAAATGTTATTGTCGGTTCAAACTAAAGACGTTCTTTCAAACCCCAATCGCTTTTCGTTTGGTGATTGCCGGACATATGTCCGCTCCACCAGCGAAATGCTGGAAATTTTTAAAGGTCATGAAGAAGTTGTGTGGAACACAGGAAAAATTGCCGACAGCTGCGACTTTGATTTTGAGTGGGGAAAGCTATTTTTTCCACAATCACCGGTACCCAAAGAGTACACACAAGAAACTTTTTTTGAGCACTCCTGCCGTGAAGGTTTGGTGGAACTTAAACAAAAGGGTTTAATTCCGCAGGAACAGTATCCTGTTTATGATGCGCGGCTTGAAGAAGAAATTAGCTTGATCATGAAGATGGGCTTTATTGGTTACTTTTTGGTCGTTAGTGATTTTATTAAATGGGCAAAGGCACAAAAAATTCCAGTTGGTCCTGGCCGTGGTTCGGCTGCTGGTTCACTGGTTGCATGGGCCATGCAAATTACCAACGTAGACCCACTCAAATACAACTTACTCTTTGAACGTTTTTTAAACCCTGAACGCGTCAGCATGCCAGATATTGATATCGACTTTTGCATTGAAGGCCGTGAAGCGGTTATTAATCACGTTAAAGAAAAGTACGGGCACGATTGCGTATGCCAAATTATAACGTTTGGTACCATGATGGCAAAAAGCGTAATCAAAGACGTTGCGCGCGTGATGGAATTTCCGTTCCAAGATGCCAATGCACTAACCGACCTTATTCCCAACCAGCTCAATATTAACTTAACACAGGCATTTGAACTTGAACCACGCTTAAAAGAAATGGTTGATTCTGACCCTAAAGTTAAGCATCTGTTTGATATCTGCTTCAAACTTGAAGGGCTTACACGCCACGCGTCAAAACATGCTGCTGGCATTGTAATATCGCCCGAACCGCTTGACGAAGTGCTACCACTGTACATCCCACCAAAATCAACTGATCTGGTTGCACAATATGCTATGACCGAGCTTGAAAGTATCGGCTTTTTGAAGATGGACTTTTTAGGCTTAAAAAACTTAACGGTCATTGACCGCACCTTAAAAGTTATTAAGAAAAATCACGGTGTTGATATCGACTTAGACACGCTCCCTCTTGACGACAAAGCAGTATTTGAACTGATATCGCGGGGGCAAACCAACGCCATATTCCAATTTGAATCTGATGGGTTGAAAGAAGTATTGCGCAAACTTAAGCCATCAAAATTTGAAGACTTAATTGCAGTTAACGCGCTGTACCGACCAGGTCCGTTGGGCGCAGGCATGGTGGACGACTTTATTGAACGGCGCCACGGCCGCCAAGAAGTTACCTACGCTTTTGCTGAGTTAAAGCCAATCTTGGAAGAAACGTATGGCGTTATTGTGTATCAAGAACAGGTTATGAAAATCGCTTCTGCCATTGCGGGCTACTCACTGGGCGCGTCAGACATTTTGCGCCGCGCGATGGGAAAAAAGAAGGCTGAAGTAATGGCCGAGCAGCGCTCGTTGTTTGTGCAAGGTGCTAAAGAAAACAACTTTGATGAAAAAAAAGCAGGCGACCTGTTTGACTTGATGGCCTACTTTGCTGGGTATGGTTTTAACAAATCGCACTCAACAGCATACGCACTGATTGCCTACCAAACCGCGTATCTGAAAGCGCACTATCCAAAAGAGTTTATGGCTGCCTGTGTAAGCTTTGAAACCAGCAACCCAGACCAGCTCACGCACTATCTGCAAGAAATTAGCGACCTGGGCATAAGAACCATACCACCGGACATTAACCGTTCTGAAATGGAATTTGCTGCCATGCCAGATGGTATTTTGTTTGGACTGCAAGGCATTAAAAACGTTGGCGAAAACGCACTCAAAGATATTTTGAAAGAACGCGAAATTGCACCGTTTAAAGATATGCTGGACATGTGCAAGCGCGTTGACTTGCGCACGGTCAATAAGCGCGTTTTTGAAAGTTTAATTTATGCTGGCGCTCTTGACTGCTTGCCAGGCAACCGCGCACAAAAAATTGCCGAGCTTGAAAAAGTGCTAGCACGCGCGCACGAACTTAAAGAGCAAGAACTTACCGGCCAAATGGATTTGTTTGGCATGAGCCAAGATAAAAATAAAACCGAAGAATTTTACGCCTTTCAGCCATTGGCCGACTTTACTACCAAAGAAAAATTGGAAAAAGAAAAAGAGGTTGCCGGCTTTTATTTAAGCTCGCATCCACTACGTAGCTATCCCATTGTTCAATGGCTTGCAACTACCAGCTTTAAAGAAGCGTTACAAAAAATTGAATCGGTCACGTCGCTGCGCGAGCCTGATGTAGTATGCGTTGGCCTGCTGCAAAGCAAGCGCGTTATCAACACCAAAAAAGGTGATAAGATGGCATTTGCTAACATGGAAGATTTGTCCGATCATGCAGAAATTATTATCTTTCCCAAAACGTACAAAGAAGTTGAACAGCTACTTGATGAGCACGATGTCTTTTTGGTTAAGGGCACTATCGACATAACGTCGCAAAACAAATGCAAAATTAAAGCAAATGTTATGCTGCCCATCGAAATGATTTTCGAACAAACACACGCAATACAGGGCGTTACACTGGGCCTACCGGCAAACTTTGACGAAGAACTTGTTACACACATGCGCGCCATGCTCACCCCCGGCACCACCCCACTCATGCTCGCTTTTAACGAGAGCGGCATAGATTTGGTTTTACAAAGCAAACAACAGGTTGTTTGTAACTCAGATATTTTACAAGCACTTGAAAAGCACGGCATCAAAATCTCAATTGCTGTTTAG
- a CDS encoding ankyrin repeat domain-containing protein yields the protein MKIRLLMMIVVTGFFEPCFAASSSDWIEQEEVSFEDSNFRSFPEELMLTIFNYVLSTDDCPGIDSFFKNFKKLVLMNSRWCRLAYVISGGPIGSMRSARTFLLGRVQRQSIDAYEFHATCATLERVLNVSQFLQFERETQEYLERHTLDAAVYSAVYEHDYQALEQVLFNGASPHGYADPSGLTPLNYVVMSSNSKAMQLLKARGVQAASPLHIAIKQKDVNAVRVLCCFGASLETTDLYERTPLLCAVGLELRGDCALVRKLIHFLACAGARFDVQDRWGNGPVVLANQALKDFVRRLRLATDQERMKFYKKDQEFELAYALERLAL from the coding sequence ATGAAAATAAGATTGCTCATGATGATAGTTGTAACAGGTTTTTTTGAGCCATGTTTTGCAGCGAGTTCTAGCGATTGGATAGAGCAAGAAGAAGTATCTTTTGAAGATTCAAATTTTCGATCTTTTCCTGAAGAGCTCATGCTTACTATTTTTAACTATGTTCTTTCGACTGATGATTGTCCGGGTATCGATTCTTTTTTCAAAAATTTTAAAAAGCTTGTATTGATGAATTCGCGCTGGTGCCGGCTTGCCTACGTTATTTCTGGTGGTCCAATTGGCAGTATGCGCAGTGCGCGTACTTTTTTGTTGGGTCGTGTGCAGCGCCAGTCCATTGATGCTTATGAGTTTCATGCAACATGTGCCACATTAGAAAGAGTTCTTAATGTTAGCCAATTTTTGCAATTTGAGCGTGAAACACAAGAGTACCTTGAGCGGCACACACTAGATGCTGCGGTGTACTCAGCGGTGTACGAGCATGACTATCAGGCACTTGAACAGGTGCTTTTTAACGGTGCAAGCCCGCACGGTTATGCCGACCCAAGTGGTCTTACTCCGCTTAATTATGTCGTTATGAGTTCAAACTCAAAAGCAATGCAATTGCTTAAAGCGCGCGGGGTGCAAGCAGCAAGTCCGTTGCACATAGCCATAAAACAAAAAGATGTTAATGCGGTTCGTGTGCTCTGTTGTTTTGGTGCTTCACTTGAAACAACCGATCTTTATGAACGAACACCATTGCTGTGCGCTGTTGGTTTGGAGTTACGGGGTGATTGTGCACTCGTGCGTAAACTCATCCATTTTCTTGCGTGTGCTGGTGCCCGTTTTGATGTACAAGATCGTTGGGGTAATGGTCCGGTTGTACTGGCAAATCAGGCTCTTAAAGACTTTGTAAGGCGTTTGAGATTGGCAACAGACCAAGAGCGTATGAAGTTTTATAAGAAAGATCAAGAATTCGAGCTAGCATATGCGCTGGAGCGTTTAGCGTTATAA
- the frr gene encoding ribosome recycling factor, with translation MEEIAFLEGDSKSIENLLKQEMDKPLKHFEKELTSIRTGRASTKLIEDLKVESYGQFMPLKDIATLAAPDSRLLTIQAWDSNNISAIEKALTTSDLGVVPANDGSIIRIQLPQMSSARRDELVKVLGKKTEECRVGIRNVRKDFHNEIRDAEKKKIISEDFAKRLTTLLQKVTDDFISKVDTTHDKKSAELKSL, from the coding sequence ATGGAAGAAATAGCATTTCTCGAAGGTGATTCTAAAAGTATAGAAAATCTTTTGAAACAAGAAATGGATAAGCCATTAAAGCATTTTGAAAAAGAATTGACCAGCATTCGTACCGGTAGAGCTTCAACAAAGTTGATTGAAGACCTCAAAGTTGAAAGCTATGGCCAATTTATGCCTCTTAAAGATATTGCTACACTTGCAGCTCCAGACAGCAGATTGCTGACTATTCAAGCGTGGGACTCAAACAATATCAGCGCTATTGAAAAAGCATTAACAACATCAGACCTTGGTGTTGTTCCAGCAAATGATGGCAGCATCATTCGCATTCAATTACCTCAAATGAGTTCAGCTCGTCGCGATGAATTGGTAAAAGTTTTGGGCAAAAAAACTGAAGAATGCCGCGTTGGCATTAGAAATGTGCGCAAAGACTTTCACAATGAAATTCGTGATGCAGAAAAGAAAAAGATCATTTCTGAAGATTTTGCAAAGAGACTTACTACGCTGTTGCAAAAAGTCACCGACGATTTTATTAGCAAAGTAGATACAACACATGATAAAAAGAGCGCTGAACTTAAGAGTTTATAA
- a CDS encoding uridine monophosphate kinase has translation MKRVLIKISGQLFDHAGAVFNKEFATALSKQLVELQKTMLFGIVIGGGNFFRGHQHGQQLGLPRSAADTVGMLATMMNGVILHNFLREAGIDALLLSALEAPQVAPSISQQTIDQALRNKQCIIFAGGTGNPFVSTDTNAIIRALQIDADQVWKATNVDAVYDADPSKNVHAKAYKQLSYQEVMSKQLKVMDSAAIALAQEHNVVIRVFDVFAPNALLNAASDQTIGSTIS, from the coding sequence ATGAAAAGAGTTTTGATCAAAATTAGTGGACAACTTTTTGATCACGCTGGCGCTGTGTTTAACAAAGAATTTGCTACTGCTTTAAGCAAACAACTTGTAGAACTTCAAAAAACCATGCTGTTTGGCATTGTTATTGGCGGCGGCAACTTTTTTCGTGGACATCAACATGGCCAACAGTTGGGACTGCCACGCAGCGCTGCTGATACCGTTGGCATGCTGGCAACCATGATGAACGGCGTTATTTTGCATAACTTTTTACGCGAAGCTGGCATTGACGCGCTGCTTTTGAGCGCACTAGAAGCTCCGCAAGTTGCGCCAAGCATTTCGCAACAAACTATTGATCAGGCATTGCGCAACAAGCAATGCATTATTTTTGCAGGCGGTACGGGTAATCCATTTGTATCAACCGATACCAATGCCATTATTCGCGCGCTCCAAATTGATGCAGACCAAGTGTGGAAGGCAACCAACGTAGATGCTGTCTACGATGCCGACCCAAGTAAAAACGTGCATGCAAAAGCATATAAGCAACTGAGTTACCAAGAAGTTATGAGTAAGCAACTTAAAGTTATGGACAGTGCCGCTATTGCCTTGGCACAAGAACATAACGTAGTAATTCGCGTTTTTGATGTTTTTGCACCAAACGCTTTATTAAACGCAGCTAGCGACCAAACAATTGGCAGTACAATTAGTTAA
- the tsf gene encoding translation elongation factor Ts: MTKSNMDLVKELREKTQVSLMDCRKALEESQGDIEKAIEFLRKKGASVAAKRAENATDNGRIEAYISDDFKHGSLVEVVCETDFSANTDVMKEFAIHAAKLATQDSCSDIAKLFADHKELQDHHNDILAKIAENIQVGAIKNFSVGKFGIVNAYIHPGSTVGALIELETEQDGSAHLEELKNLSRDICMHIAVFKPLCIAPEDLDQSLVEKERDIVKEQVAGSNKPANIIEKMITGKLSKYYQDVCLTQQKFIKNEDVTVERQLAEVGNKIKNTIKIKQFARFTVGKK; encoded by the coding sequence ATGACAAAATCGAACATGGATTTAGTCAAAGAACTACGCGAAAAAACGCAAGTGAGCTTGATGGATTGCAGAAAAGCACTGGAAGAATCCCAAGGAGATATTGAAAAAGCTATTGAATTCCTCCGCAAAAAAGGCGCCTCAGTTGCTGCTAAGCGTGCAGAAAATGCTACCGACAACGGTCGTATTGAAGCATACATCAGCGATGACTTTAAACATGGTTCTTTGGTGGAAGTCGTGTGCGAAACAGATTTTTCTGCAAATACTGACGTTATGAAAGAATTTGCTATTCATGCAGCAAAACTTGCAACACAAGACAGCTGTTCAGACATAGCAAAACTTTTTGCAGACCATAAAGAACTTCAAGACCATCACAACGATATTTTGGCAAAAATTGCTGAAAACATTCAAGTCGGCGCTATCAAGAACTTTTCGGTTGGAAAATTTGGTATTGTTAACGCATACATCCATCCCGGTTCAACCGTTGGCGCTTTAATTGAGCTTGAAACAGAACAAGACGGCAGCGCACACCTGGAAGAATTGAAAAATCTTTCTCGCGACATTTGTATGCATATTGCGGTATTCAAGCCATTGTGCATTGCACCAGAAGATCTTGACCAAAGCTTAGTTGAAAAAGAACGCGATATTGTTAAAGAACAAGTTGCAGGCAGCAACAAACCAGCTAACATTATTGAAAAAATGATCACTGGCAAGCTCAGCAAGTACTATCAAGATGTATGCTTGACGCAACAAAAATTCATCAAAAACGAAGATGTAACCGTTGAACGTCAATTAGCTGAAGTTGGCAACAAAATCAAAAATACTATTAAAATTAAGCAATTTGCTCGCTTCACGGTAGGAAAAAAATAA
- the rpmF gene encoding 50S ribosomal protein L32: MPVPKRKQSRSRRDSRAANKGLKPSIPASCLTCQSPVAMHQVCKECGYYKGVKVLRTKGERMFERGKAREGQMAHARAEGALAADAAPESK; the protein is encoded by the coding sequence ATGCCAGTTCCTAAACGTAAACAGTCCCGATCCAGACGCGATAGCCGCGCAGCAAACAAAGGCCTTAAGCCAAGTATTCCAGCGAGCTGCCTGACCTGCCAATCCCCCGTTGCTATGCACCAAGTGTGCAAAGAGTGCGGTTACTACAAGGGCGTAAAAGTATTGCGCACCAAGGGTGAACGTATGTTCGAGCGCGGTAAAGCACGCGAAGGCCAAATGGCTCATGCTCGAGCAGAAGGCGCTTTAGCAGCAGATGCGGCACCAGAATCTAAATAA
- the plsX gene encoding phosphate acyltransferase PlsX → MIAIDAMGGDHAPQVVVSGALSAAKDNVPVMIFGPQALVKTHLDQLDPTWQRYPIKVTDAPERIGMAENPVLSIRKKPTSSLVQAVRSVKDQQCRGVVSAGNSGAFMAAASFILGRTENIERPAILGLLPGLHGRVVGLDLGANTECRPQHLYQFAHLGADYAQHVLGIANPRVGLLANGEEDEKGSALTKEVFGLLKQSNLNFVGNIEPYQIVVNKADVVVCDGFSGNILIKTMESVHYMLAAYGKQELTKLKDDACKQAIASWGERFFSEIEDKFTGRPFGGAVLAGVNGRVVVCHGSANEYDIKQAIMLAAARIVEKK, encoded by the coding sequence ATGATAGCTATTGATGCTATGGGTGGCGACCACGCTCCTCAGGTTGTTGTTTCTGGTGCGCTCAGCGCTGCCAAAGATAATGTTCCTGTAATGATCTTTGGCCCGCAAGCGCTGGTTAAAACCCATTTAGATCAACTTGATCCTACTTGGCAGCGTTATCCCATAAAAGTTACCGATGCGCCAGAAAGAATTGGTATGGCCGAAAATCCAGTTCTTTCGATTAGAAAAAAACCGACTTCTTCCCTTGTTCAAGCGGTAAGAAGTGTTAAAGACCAGCAATGCCGTGGTGTTGTCTCTGCGGGCAATTCTGGTGCTTTTATGGCAGCAGCCTCATTTATTCTTGGCAGAACTGAAAATATCGAACGACCTGCTATTTTGGGCCTTTTGCCCGGGTTGCATGGTCGTGTTGTTGGGCTCGATCTGGGTGCCAACACAGAATGTCGCCCCCAACATTTATATCAATTTGCCCATTTGGGCGCCGATTATGCACAACACGTTTTGGGCATTGCCAACCCCCGCGTAGGTCTTTTGGCCAACGGGGAAGAAGATGAAAAGGGTTCGGCATTAACCAAAGAGGTTTTTGGACTACTCAAGCAGTCTAATCTTAACTTTGTGGGTAATATTGAACCATACCAAATAGTGGTGAATAAAGCCGACGTGGTTGTTTGTGACGGTTTTTCGGGCAATATCTTAATAAAAACTATGGAATCGGTTCATTATATGCTGGCAGCGTATGGCAAACAAGAGCTGACCAAGCTCAAAGATGATGCCTGCAAACAGGCCATTGCCAGCTGGGGAGAGCGGTTTTTTAGTGAAATTGAAGATAAATTTACCGGTAGGCCCTTTGGTGGGGCAGTCTTGGCAGGCGTTAATGGCCGTGTAGTTGTTTGCCATGGCAGCGCCAATGAATATGATATTAAGCAAGCAATTATGTTGGCAGCAGCCCGTATTGTTGAGAAAAAGTGA
- the gltX gene encoding glutamate--tRNA ligase has product MNTKQPVRVRFAPSPTGHLHIGGVRTALFNWLFARHNEGTYLLRIEDTDVQRSTKEYLDSQLASLTWLGLLPDEEMVFQRDRAPGHVKHAYELMDRGLAYPCFCPPRDMDEVVQAHEQGIVNKYAGICRDNAFTQEDLKKPHAIRFKLPAVGKEISFDDIIRGKINVSTETLDDFIIVRRDGLPMYNFCVVVDDIFMNITHIIRGEDHISNTIKQVLLYQALGSQMPAFAHLPLILGKSGGKLSKRDAAVSVEHYRAQGFLGDALCNYLVRLGWSHGDQELFTRHELVEKFTLEAVGKKGSIFDMKKLEWLNAMYMRQLSFSQIMQALEQMNPATVSQLQVTWSEKQLESLVKLYGQRAITLVQLHHDIMSFAHDPQELDLALIEKWRTPQTALLLQEFLAYVQTGEITHAALLDAAQKICDTHQEKLVNVAQALRLALTGSIQSPGVFDLIEVLGNQRASIRISLLLARL; this is encoded by the coding sequence ATGAATACAAAACAGCCGGTGCGCGTACGTTTTGCACCATCACCAACGGGACATTTACACATTGGCGGCGTTCGTACCGCTCTTTTTAACTGGCTGTTTGCGCGGCATAATGAGGGAACTTATTTGCTGCGTATTGAAGATACCGACGTGCAACGCTCAACCAAGGAATACCTTGACTCGCAGCTGGCCTCATTAACATGGCTTGGTCTGCTGCCCGACGAAGAGATGGTGTTTCAGCGCGACCGTGCCCCTGGGCATGTAAAGCACGCTTACGAATTAATGGATCGCGGGCTGGCATACCCATGTTTTTGCCCGCCCCGCGATATGGACGAAGTTGTCCAAGCGCATGAACAAGGCATTGTAAACAAGTACGCAGGTATTTGTCGCGACAATGCGTTTACGCAAGAAGATTTGAAAAAACCGCATGCAATTCGGTTTAAACTGCCCGCAGTAGGCAAAGAGATTTCGTTTGACGATATCATTAGAGGTAAGATCAATGTTTCAACAGAAACGCTTGATGACTTTATTATCGTGCGACGTGACGGCCTGCCTATGTACAACTTTTGCGTTGTTGTTGATGATATTTTTATGAACATCACCCACATTATTCGTGGTGAAGATCATATTTCCAACACCATTAAGCAAGTGTTGTTGTACCAAGCGCTGGGTAGCCAGATGCCTGCTTTTGCCCATCTGCCGCTGATTTTGGGAAAATCTGGTGGTAAGTTGAGCAAGCGCGATGCGGCCGTTTCGGTAGAACATTATCGCGCACAAGGTTTTTTGGGCGATGCTTTATGCAACTACTTGGTGCGTTTGGGCTGGTCGCATGGTGACCAGGAACTGTTTACACGCCACGAGTTGGTTGAAAAATTTACGCTAGAAGCCGTTGGTAAAAAAGGCTCAATTTTTGATATGAAAAAGCTTGAATGGTTAAACGCGATGTACATGCGTCAATTATCATTTAGCCAGATTATGCAAGCGCTTGAGCAGATGAACCCGGCTACTGTGAGCCAGTTGCAAGTAACCTGGTCAGAAAAGCAGTTAGAAAGTTTAGTCAAGCTGTATGGCCAGCGTGCCATAACGCTGGTGCAGCTGCACCATGACATAATGAGTTTTGCGCACGATCCGCAAGAATTAGACCTTGCGTTGATTGAAAAATGGCGCACTCCGCAAACAGCATTGCTGTTGCAAGAATTTTTAGCATACGTGCAAACGGGTGAAATTACCCATGCAGCGTTGCTTGATGCAGCACAAAAAATTTGTGATACGCATCAAGAGAAGTTGGTTAATGTAGCGCAAGCATTACGCTTGGCATTAACCGGATCAATTCAAAGCCCCGGTGTTTTTGATTTGATCGAAGTTTTAGGCAATCAACGAGCTAGCATAAGAATTTCGTTGTTGCTCGCACGGCTGTAA